A window of the Vigna angularis cultivar LongXiaoDou No.4 chromosome 3, ASM1680809v1, whole genome shotgun sequence genome harbors these coding sequences:
- the LOC108341218 gene encoding uncharacterized protein LOC108341218: protein MNQCFQLQVQAIIATSFRQRHFSFSSRYTASRVSFSSFCCGRNSEMEEVKVASDFLVGDPALLEKKIDAIRSGGPQKLQVIADFDATLTKFSVNGTRGQTSHGLLQQGNPEYDAKRQQLYEYYHPLEFSPTIGLEEKTKLMEEWWGKTHALLVEGGLTYESIRQSVANANIAFREGVSELFEFLEERDIPVLIFSAGLADIIEEVLRQKLHRSFKNVRIVSNRMVFNDNGNLVSFKGKLIHSLNKNEHALDMAAPVHERFGDMDGPTDDNASLKKRTNVLLLGDHLGDLGMSDGLNYETRISMGFLNHNIENSLSCYREAFDVVFVNDAAMWGVIKLVSEICSSGV, encoded by the exons ATGAATCAATGCTTCCAACTTCAAGTTCAAGCTATCATCGCCACCTCTTTTCGCCAACGCcacttctccttttcttccCGTTACACTGCCTCgag GGTATCATTTTCTAGTTTTTGTTGCGGGAGAAATTcagaaatggaggaagtgaaggTTGCTTCGGACTTCTTGGTGGGTGACCCTGCGTTGTTGGAGAAGAAAATTGATGCAATTCGTTCGGGTGGTCCCCAGAAGCTTCAG GTGATTGCTGATTTTGATGCCACGTTAACTAAGTTTTCGGTTAATGGAACTCGTGGTCAAA CCAGTCATGGCCTTTTGCAGCAGGGTAATCCAGAATATGATGCCAAAAGGCAGCAATTATATGAATATTACCATCCATTAGAGTTTTCACCGACTATTGGACTTGAAGAGAAAACGAAGCTCATGGAAGAGTG GTGGGGAAAAACACATGCTCTGCTTGTTGAGGGAGGACTTACATATGAATCAATAAGACAATCTGTTGCTAATGCTAACATAGCTTTCAGGGAAGGTGTCTCTGAACTTTTTGAGTTTCTGGAG GAAAGAGACATTCCTGTGTTAATATTCTCTGCAGGGCTCGCTGATATCATTGAAGAG GTCCTAAGGCAGAAACTTCACAGATCCTTCAAGAATGTGAGGATAGTATCCAACAGAATGGTATTTAATGACAATGGCAACCTTGTATCatttaaag GAAAATTGATTCATAgcttaaataaaaatgagcACGCACTTGATATGGCAGCTCCTGTTCATGAGAGGTTTGGTGATATGGATGGTCCTACTGATGACAATGCCTCATTGAAGAAGAGAACCAATGTTCTCCTTCTTGGTGATCACCTTGGAGACTTGGGAATGTCTGATGGTTTGAATTATGAGACCCGAATATCCATGGGATTCCT GAACCACAACATTGAGAACTCACTCAGCTGCTATCGAGAAGCTTTTGACGTTGTTTTTGTG AATGATGCAGCCATGTGGGGAGTTATCAAATTGGTGTCTGAAATCTGTTCAAGTGGTGTTTGA
- the LOC108341448 gene encoding blue copper protein — MMHLQTPFFLSFSALFIGFFCHCSATKFTVGDSAGWIIPPYPTYYNNWTRSHFITVGDSIEFQFDDKFYNLIQVSQQEYEHCTSLEPLRIFNSSPVILPLKEKGVLFFTCSISNYCCLGQKIAISVHESSSQKPPSPSPSPSQVPIIISPPQLSPNGSAPQPHGSSGMISPPPSTGNTSGGNAGNPPVPSSTQDDANNAVALAGGRSFTLSLGQVLSILGAFFGFWFEKVKFSIASLPETTPWTGVSTVIVVWLECVTAAGTEGVVRGISVEHKYWKMNSDRCIDVFMHDFGITTRE, encoded by the exons ATGATGCATCTTCAAACCcccttttttctctcattctcaGCATTGTTTATAGGCTTCTTCTGTCACTGTTCTGCAACAAAATTCACAGTGGGGGATTCAGCAGGCTGGATTATTCCACCATATCCAACATACTACAATAATTGGACACGTTCCCATTTCATAACAGTAGGCGATTCTATTG AATTCCAGTTCGATGACAAATTCTACAACCTAATTCAGGTATCACAACAAGAGTACGAGCATTGCACATCACTTGAGCCTCTAAGGATATTCAATAGTAGCCCAGTAATTCTTCCACTGAAGGAGAAAGGTGTGTTGTTCTTCACATGCAGCATCTCAAACTACTGTTGTCTAGGCCAGAAGATTGCAATTTCTGTTCATGAAAGTTCTTCACAAAAACCTCCATCACCATCACCTTCACCCTCTCAAGTGCCAATCATAATCTCTCCTCCACAACTGTCACCAAATGGGTCTGCTCCTCAACCTCATGGATCTAGTGGCATGATTAGCCCTCCACCTTCTACTGGAAACACTTCAGGAGGCAATGCTGGGAACCCACCTGTGCCATCTTCCACTCAAGATGATGCGAATAATGCAGTGGCCTTGGCAGGTGGGAGAAGTTTCACTCTGTCTCTGGGGCAAGTCTTGTCTATTCTTGGTGCTTTCTTTGGCTTTTGG TTTGAGAAGGTAAAGTTTTCCATTGCAAGCTTGCCTGAGACAACACCATGGACAG GTGTCTCCACAGTGATTGTGGTGTGGTTGGAGTGTGTCACAGCTGCAGGAACTGAAGGAGTGGTACGTGGAATATCAGTAGAGCACAA ATACTGGAAAATGAATTCTGATAGATGCATTGATGTATTTATGCATGATTTTGGAATTACTACCAGGGAGTGA
- the LOC108342271 gene encoding uncharacterized protein At3g28850 — protein MKGVKGKFLKKLKSIKPIGYLKQDRILQLKASDGYVDFLPKIPSFNLHAPFVFRENKPEKTVQSCEEVKMQEEPEVIDVAELMKDLEEEEMDLEDYNDNKENIGPCSVKPQQLNKGVLQSGNRAKTESKQRGVLEDKKSSPARVDSNSNRKTKTPLLDSDIPSFRRPDLNSGSLFDPNLLAAFEQAVKEHARMTEEQRRVRVEKESSQKVEDDDPETDPNPLMLFEEKCPPGGDGTVIFYTTTLRGIRKTFEDCNKVRFLLQSFKVLYFERDISMHKEFRDELWCSLDGKLVPPRLFVKGRYIGGAEEVLSLHEQGKLKKILEGVPMDYSNGPCEACGGIRFVLCFKCNGSHKVLEENGESNQCSQCNENGLIVCPYCC, from the coding sequence ATGAAGGGTGTGAAAGGAAAATTTCTGAAGAAGCTCAAATCGATCAAGCCAATCGGGTATCTCAAGCAAGATCGAATTCTCCAACTGAAGGCCTCAGATGGGTACGTCGATTTCCTCCCAAAGATTCCGAGTTTCAATCTGCACGCCCCATTCGTTTTCCGGGAAAACAAGCCCGAGAAAACTGTTCAGAGCTGCGAGGAAGTGAAAATGCAGGAGGAACCTGAGGTCATAGACGTGGCAGAGCTGATGAAAGaccttgaagaagaagaaatggattTGGAAGATTACAATGACAACAAAGAGAACATAGGTCCATGTTCTGTGAAACCCCAGCAACTCAACAAGGGTGTTTTGCAGAGTGGGAACAGAGCAAAAACAGAGTCAAAACAGAGAGGGGTTTTGGAGGATAAAAAGTCTTCACCGGCAAGAGTTGATAGTAACAGCAACAGAAAAACCAAAACCCCTTTGTTAGATTCTGACATTCCATCGTTCCGGAGACCAGACTTGAACTCTGGCAGCCTATTTGATCCGAATCTTCTGGCGGCGTTCGAGCAAGCCGTGAAGGAACATGCTAGAATGACCGAAGAGCAGAGGAGAGTCCGAGTTGAAAAAGAATCTTCACAGAAAGTGGAAGATGACGACCCTGAAACTGACCCTAACCCTTTGATGCTCTTTGAAGAGAAGTGTCCACCGGGGGGAGATGGCACTGTGATTTTCTACACCACAACGCTTAGGGGAATCCGGAAGACATTCGAAGACTGCAATAAAGTTCGCTTTTTACTTCAGAGTTTTAAGGTTTTGTATTTTGAGAGGGACATATCAATGCACAAGGAGTTCAGGGATGAGTTGTGGTGCAGTTTAGATGGGAAGTTAGTGCCTCCAAGGCTTTTTGTCAAGGGGAGGTACATTGGTGGGGCAGAAGAAGTTCTTAGTTTGCATGAGCAAGGAAAGTTGAAGAAAATCTTAGAAGGGGTTCCAATGGATTACTCCAATGGCCCTTGTGAAGCGTGTGGAGGGATAAGGTTTGTGCTGTGCTTCAAGTGTAATGGCAGCCACAAGGTCTTGGAGGAAAATGGAGAGAGCAATCAATGCTCTCAGTGTAATGAGAACGGGTTGATTGTGTGCCCTTATTGCTGCTAG
- the LOC108343168 gene encoding vacuolar protein sorting-associated protein 60.2, translating into MKRVFGVKKNKEPPPSIQDASDRITKRGDTVDDKIKKLDAELSRYKEQIKKTRPGPAQEAIKARAMRVLKQKRMYEGQRDMLYNQTFNLDQVQFASEGIKDAQQTMSALKSANKELKGMMKTVKIQDIDNLQDEMMDLMDVSNEIQETLGRSYNVPDDIDEDELMGELDALELDMGNETEADGVPSYLQPDKEPDLEAELNLPPAPTGQTAVPPGRSNAQTEDELGLPAVPRASIRG; encoded by the exons ATGAAGAGAGTATTTGGTGTCAAGAAGAACAAGGAGCCTCCTCCTTCCATTCAGGATGCTTCTGATAGG ATTACTAAACGAGGTGACACGGTGGATGACAAGATTAAGAAGCTTGACGCCGAGCTAAGTAGATATAAAGAGCAGATCAAGAAAACTAGACCTGGTCCGGCCCAGGAAGCTATTAAAGCTAGAGCCATGAGAGTTCTTAAACAGAAACGAAT GTATGAAGGCCAGCGTGACATGCTTTACAATCAAACGTTCAATCTCGATCAAGTTCAATTTGCTTCCGAGGGCATTAAAGACGCCCAACAAACT ATGTCAGCTCTGAAGTCTGCTAACAAGGAGCTGAAGGGAATGATGAAAACTGTGAAGATCCAAGATATTGAT AACTTGCAAGATGAGATGATGGACCTCATGGATGTAAGTAATGAGATCCAAGAGACTTTGGGTAGAAGCTATAACGTGCCCGATGACATTGACGAGGATGAACTTATGGGTG AACTAGATGCATTGGAATTAGACATGGGAAATGAGACTGAAGCTGATGGGGTCCCATCCTACCTCCAACCTGATAAAGAACCTGATTTGGAGGCAGAGCTTAACTTACCTCCTGCTCCAACAGGACAAACGGCAGTGCCACCTGGCAGATCCAATGCGCAG ACTGAAGACGAATTGGGTTTACCTGCTGTCCCTCGGGCATCCATACGCGGTTAa
- the LOC108342635 gene encoding transcription factor TGA4 has product MSSFNQFKQGSRFLASKQRNEVDAKEEIFKIDGARIKPTEVKNSAGNTTFATNYGRWLEKHKKLICEIRSALKDEVVDDKLVFLIDIAMKHYLEFSEMETSAANFDVSNVAWCTTADQSLWWIGGFRPSQLLQVIVPQLQHSCSQQQLSDICNFVQSCEQVEYALARGMEKLHQILHNIATTEGDRGLKLTCAPQHMRFLKQANDVREEFLHRLRGLLTNSQYAEFLLGLWERLYNPSSSL; this is encoded by the exons ATGAGTTCATTCAACCAGTTCAAACAGGGCAGCAGATTTTTAGCAAGTAAGCAAAGGAATGAGGTTGATGCTAAAGAAGAAATCTTCAAAATTGATG GAGCACGTATAAAACCAACGGAAGTTAAGAATTCCGCAGGAAACACAACATTTGCGACAAACTATGGACGTTGGTTggaaaaacacaagaaacttaTTTGTGAGATACGGAGTGCTTTAAAAGATGAAGTTGTTGATGACAAACTAGTGTTTCTTATAGACATTGCCATGAAGCACTATTTGGAATTCTCAGAAATGGAAACAAGTGCTGCAAATTTTGATGTCAGCAATGTTGCCTGGTGCACAACAGCTGACCAAAGTCTGTGGTGGATTGGAGGATTTCGCCCTTCTCAACTGCTCCAG GTTATTGTGCCTCAACTTCAACATTCGTGTTCTCAGCAGCAACTTTCTGATATTTGCAATTTTGTACAATCATGTGAACAAGTAGAATATGCTCTTGCACGAGGCATGGAGAAACTTCACCAAATCCTTCATAATATTGCAACAACAGAAGGTGATAGAGGATTAAAACTAACGTGTGCCCCACAACACATGAGATTTCTAAAACAG GCAAATGATGTTCGAGAGGAATTTTTGCATCGACTGCGTGGTCTGCTCACAAATAGTCAGTATGCAGAATTCTTACTTGGTTTGTGGGAACGCCTCTATAATCCTTCCAGCTCACTTTGA
- the LOC108343169 gene encoding RING-H2 finger protein ATL70, producing the protein MNNGTTTKGYGFNSDGFRYGVAFVIGSLVLLLTVAFACVRLRMARGPNMLNILAGIPPSHPTRDADSAEQGLGLRLDHIDTSFESYPKLVYSQAEKGSTSTNIPSSSCSICLGDYKEGDMLRLLPHCHHIFHLACVDPWLRFHSTCPICRKSSLQPSHNPPSI; encoded by the coding sequence ATGAACAACGGCACAACCACCAAGGGCTATGGTTTTAACTCAGATGGGTTCAGATATGGAGTAGCTTTTGTAATTGGGTCGCTGGTATTACTTCTCACGGTGGCTTTTGCATGTGTGCGCCTTCGCATGGCTCGAGGTCCCAACATGCTCAATATTTTGGCTGGAATTCCACCATCTCATCCCACAAGAGATGCAGACTCAGCTGAACAAGGCCTTGGCCTTAGACTTGATCACATTGACACAAGCTTTGAAAGCTATCCGAAACTTGTATACTCCCAAGCAGAGAAGGGTTCAACTTCAACCAACATCCCTTCTTCTAGCTGTTCCATCTGCTTAGGTGACTACAAAGAGGGTGACATGTTGAGGTTACTTCCTCACTGTCACCATATTTTCCACCTTGCTTGCGTTGATCCATGGCTTAGGTTCCATTCAACTTGTCCCATTTGTAGAAAATCATCTCTTCAACCTTCACATAATCCTCCCTCCATTTGA